The proteins below come from a single Sorghum bicolor cultivar BTx623 chromosome 4, Sorghum_bicolor_NCBIv3, whole genome shotgun sequence genomic window:
- the LOC8060395 gene encoding ABC transporter E family member 2 isoform X1, which yields MSGRSSRIAVVVEDRCRPSKCGQECRRRCPVNATGRQCIEVTQSSKVSLISEDLCVGCGICVKVCPFNAIQIINLPKELDKETTHRYGPNSFKLHRLPVPRPGKVLGLVGTNGIGKSTALNILAGMLKPNLGKFMDPPNWDDILKHFHGKELQKYFTCFLEDKMKTTIKPQFVEHIAKSVQGTVGNQLNKIDKRQAQDTLCDFLDLNQIMDRNISDLSGGELQRFAIAARAMEDVDVYMFDEPSCYLDVKQRLKAAQVIRSLLQPKNYVIVVEHDLSILDYLSDYICCLYGSPGAYGVVTLPFSVREGINIFLNGFIPTENMRFREEKLTFRVTESAEETTEGETYQSYKYPTMIKTSSGFKLSVMKGSFNDSQIIVLLGENGTGKTTFIRMLAGQVKPDRVGDEEVDMPAYVVSYKPQELILIPKISATVRELLHRKIPGSCSDAQFRSDVMKPLKIEELMDRKVKNFSGGELQRVALCLCLGKAADIYLIDEPSAHLDSEQRLLAAKVIKRFILHQKKTAFIVEHDFIMATYLADKVVVFEGKPSVDCTANVPEPLVSGMNRFLSHLDVTFRTDPTTHRPRINKLGSTKDTEQKASGCHYYLDY from the exons atgtcgGGCAGGTCGAGCCGGAtcgcggtggtggtggaggacCGCTGCCGCCCCAGCAAGTGCGGCCAGGAGTGCCGCAGGCGCTGCCCCGTCAACGCCACCG GGCGTCAATGCATAGAAGTTACGCAGTCATCGAAAGTCTCCTTAATTTCCGAGGATCTGTGCGTTGGATGTGGTATTTGTGTGAAG GTGTGTCCATTTAATGCTATTCAAATTATAAACTTGCCAAAGGAACTTGACAAGGAGACCACACATCGCTATGGACCAAATTCCTTCAAACTTCACAG GCTGCCGGTTCCAAGGCCTGGGAAAGTTTTGGGCTTAGTAGGGACAAACGGTATTGGGAAGTCAACTGCACTTAATATTCTGGCTGGAATGTTGAAGCCTAACTTGGGTAAATTCATG GATCCGCCAAATTGGGATGACATACTGAAGCACTTCCATGGAAAAGAACTTCAGAAATACTTTACCTGTTTTTTGGAAGACAAAATGAAG ACAACTATTAAACCTCAGTTCGTCGAGCATATTGCAAAATCTGTTCAAGGGACAGTCGGTAACCAGCTTAATAAGATAGACAAGAGACAAGCCCAAGATACTTTGTGTGATTTTCTTGACCTGAATCAAATAATGGACCGAAATATATCAGATCTATCTGGTGGAGAGCTCCAGAGATTTGCAATAGCTGCTCGGGCTATGGAAGATGTAGATGTTTATATGTTCGATGAGCCATCCTGCTATCTTGATGTCAAACAAAGGCTGAAAGCTGCACAAGTTATTCGTTCATTACTTCAGCCCAAGAA CTATGTAATTGTTGTGGAGCATGATCttagcattcttgactacttgtCAGACTACATATGTTGTCTTTATGGGAGTCCAGGAGCATATGGTGTTGTCACTTTACCCTTTTCAGTTAGGGAAGGAATCAATATTTTCCTGAATGGCTTTATCCCAACAGAAAATATGCGCTTCCGTGAGGAGAAACTTACATTTAGA GTTACTGAGTCTGCTGAAGAGACAACGGAGGGTGAGACTTACCAAAGCTACAAATATCCTACCATGATAAAAACAAGTTCTGGCTTCAAGCTATCGGTCATGAAAGGAAGCTTTAATGATTCCCAAATAATTGTACTGCTCGGAGAAAATGGTACTGGGAAGACAACATTTATCCGTATGCTG GCAGGACAAGTGAAGCCAGACAGAGTGGGTGATGAAGAAGTTGATATGCCTGCATATGTTGTCTCATACAAGCCTCAGGAACTGATATTGATACCCAAAATTAGCGCTACCGTGAGAGAGCTTCTACACAGGAAAATACCTGGATCTTGCAGCGATGCACAGTTCAGATCTGATGTCATGAAACCACTGAAAATTGAAGAACTCATGGACAGGAAGGTTAAAAACTTTTCTGGTGGGGAGCTACAAAGGGTTGCACTTTGTCTTTGTCTCGGAAAG GCTGCTGATATTTACCTCATCGATGAACCAAGTGCCCATCTTGATTCAGAGCAGCGCCTTCTTGCAGCAAAGGTCATCAAAAGGTTTATCCTTCATCAGAAGAAAACAGCTTTTATTGTTGAGCATGATTTTATCATGGCGACATACCTTGCCGACAAGGTTGTTGTTTTCGAGGGAAAACCTTCTGTTGACTGTACTGCAAATGTGCCTGAACCGCTGGTGTCTGGGATGAACCGCTTTCTTTCA CATCTAGATGTCACTTTTAGGACAGATCCAACAACGCACAGGCCTCGGATTAACAAGCTAGGATCCACAAAGGACACTGAGCAGAAGGCTTCAGGGTGTCACTACTACCTTGATTATTAA
- the LOC8060395 gene encoding ABC transporter E family member 2 isoform X2 has protein sequence MHRSYAVIESLLNFRGSVRWMWYLCEVYFQVCPFNAIQIINLPKELDKETTHRYGPNSFKLHRLPVPRPGKVLGLVGTNGIGKSTALNILAGMLKPNLGKFMDPPNWDDILKHFHGKELQKYFTCFLEDKMKTTIKPQFVEHIAKSVQGTVGNQLNKIDKRQAQDTLCDFLDLNQIMDRNISDLSGGELQRFAIAARAMEDVDVYMFDEPSCYLDVKQRLKAAQVIRSLLQPKNYVIVVEHDLSILDYLSDYICCLYGSPGAYGVVTLPFSVREGINIFLNGFIPTENMRFREEKLTFRVTESAEETTEGETYQSYKYPTMIKTSSGFKLSVMKGSFNDSQIIVLLGENGTGKTTFIRMLAGQVKPDRVGDEEVDMPAYVVSYKPQELILIPKISATVRELLHRKIPGSCSDAQFRSDVMKPLKIEELMDRKVKNFSGGELQRVALCLCLGKAADIYLIDEPSAHLDSEQRLLAAKVIKRFILHQKKTAFIVEHDFIMATYLADKVVVFEGKPSVDCTANVPEPLVSGMNRFLSHLDVTFRTDPTTHRPRINKLGSTKDTEQKASGCHYYLDY, from the exons ATGCATAGAAGTTACGCAGTCATCGAAAGTCTCCTTAATTTCCGAGGATCTGTGCGTTGGATGTGGTATTTGTGTGAAG TATATTTTCAGGTGTGTCCATTTAATGCTATTCAAATTATAAACTTGCCAAAGGAACTTGACAAGGAGACCACACATCGCTATGGACCAAATTCCTTCAAACTTCACAG GCTGCCGGTTCCAAGGCCTGGGAAAGTTTTGGGCTTAGTAGGGACAAACGGTATTGGGAAGTCAACTGCACTTAATATTCTGGCTGGAATGTTGAAGCCTAACTTGGGTAAATTCATG GATCCGCCAAATTGGGATGACATACTGAAGCACTTCCATGGAAAAGAACTTCAGAAATACTTTACCTGTTTTTTGGAAGACAAAATGAAG ACAACTATTAAACCTCAGTTCGTCGAGCATATTGCAAAATCTGTTCAAGGGACAGTCGGTAACCAGCTTAATAAGATAGACAAGAGACAAGCCCAAGATACTTTGTGTGATTTTCTTGACCTGAATCAAATAATGGACCGAAATATATCAGATCTATCTGGTGGAGAGCTCCAGAGATTTGCAATAGCTGCTCGGGCTATGGAAGATGTAGATGTTTATATGTTCGATGAGCCATCCTGCTATCTTGATGTCAAACAAAGGCTGAAAGCTGCACAAGTTATTCGTTCATTACTTCAGCCCAAGAA CTATGTAATTGTTGTGGAGCATGATCttagcattcttgactacttgtCAGACTACATATGTTGTCTTTATGGGAGTCCAGGAGCATATGGTGTTGTCACTTTACCCTTTTCAGTTAGGGAAGGAATCAATATTTTCCTGAATGGCTTTATCCCAACAGAAAATATGCGCTTCCGTGAGGAGAAACTTACATTTAGA GTTACTGAGTCTGCTGAAGAGACAACGGAGGGTGAGACTTACCAAAGCTACAAATATCCTACCATGATAAAAACAAGTTCTGGCTTCAAGCTATCGGTCATGAAAGGAAGCTTTAATGATTCCCAAATAATTGTACTGCTCGGAGAAAATGGTACTGGGAAGACAACATTTATCCGTATGCTG GCAGGACAAGTGAAGCCAGACAGAGTGGGTGATGAAGAAGTTGATATGCCTGCATATGTTGTCTCATACAAGCCTCAGGAACTGATATTGATACCCAAAATTAGCGCTACCGTGAGAGAGCTTCTACACAGGAAAATACCTGGATCTTGCAGCGATGCACAGTTCAGATCTGATGTCATGAAACCACTGAAAATTGAAGAACTCATGGACAGGAAGGTTAAAAACTTTTCTGGTGGGGAGCTACAAAGGGTTGCACTTTGTCTTTGTCTCGGAAAG GCTGCTGATATTTACCTCATCGATGAACCAAGTGCCCATCTTGATTCAGAGCAGCGCCTTCTTGCAGCAAAGGTCATCAAAAGGTTTATCCTTCATCAGAAGAAAACAGCTTTTATTGTTGAGCATGATTTTATCATGGCGACATACCTTGCCGACAAGGTTGTTGTTTTCGAGGGAAAACCTTCTGTTGACTGTACTGCAAATGTGCCTGAACCGCTGGTGTCTGGGATGAACCGCTTTCTTTCA CATCTAGATGTCACTTTTAGGACAGATCCAACAACGCACAGGCCTCGGATTAACAAGCTAGGATCCACAAAGGACACTGAGCAGAAGGCTTCAGGGTGTCACTACTACCTTGATTATTAA